From the genome of Papaver somniferum cultivar HN1 chromosome 2, ASM357369v1, whole genome shotgun sequence, one region includes:
- the LOC113350163 gene encoding uncharacterized protein At4g15545-like, which produces MLARESPSSCFDIPEEILSLLPSDPFEQLDIARKITSIALSARVAKLESESNRLKAKVEEKDDLISELQSQIETLDSALSETADRLTQIDQEKESLLKENESLSNTVKKLNRDVSKLEVFKKTLMQSLQEEEAPKGSSQVAKQTQGSPNSISSGSNHGEDDAAVLPPSVSSSISKSQFSETENSQEDSGNSVETEVVAAPRYGSQGPLLASYSNTPKLTPPGSPPSYPPRRTLSKPTSPRRHSISFSSTGSGMFDRSSIYSSMPASYQSSVSSSPAPEMASQSGRTRVDGKEFFRQVRSRLSYEQFGAFLANVKELNSHKQTREETLRKADEIFGVENKDLYTIFEGLITRNLH; this is translated from the exons ATGTTAGCAAGAGAATCACCTTCGAGTTGTTTTGATAttccagaagaaattctatcGTTATTACCATCAGATCCATTTGAACAGCTCGATATTGCGCGTAAAATCACATCGATTGCCTTGTCGGCACGTGTAGCGAAACTTGAATCGGAATCGAACCGTCTTAAAGCAAAAGTTGAAGAGAAAGATGATTTAATATCTGAATTACAGTCTCAGATTGAAACCCTTGATTCTGCTCTTTCTGAAACTGCTGATAGACTAACTCAAATTGACCAAGAAAAG GAGAGTTTACTGAAGGAGAATGAATCTTTGTCAAACACAGTAAAAAAGCTCAATCGAGATGTTTCCAAG TTAGAGGTATTCAAGAAAACACTCATGCAGTCACTACAAGAGGAGGAGGCT CCAAAAGGATCTTCCCAAGTAGCTAAACAGACACAAGGAAGTCCAAATAGTATTTCTTCGGGATCAAACCATGGAG AAGATGATGCTGCGGTATTGCCGCCATCGGTATCATCTTCAATTAGCAAGAGTCAGTTTTCGGAAACTGAAAATTCACAAGAGGACAGTGGTAATTCAGTAGAGACAGAGG TTGTGGCAGCACCAAGATATGGTTCACAAGGTCCTCTACTAGCTTCTTACAGTAACACACCAAAGCTTACTCCCCCGGGTTCCCCTCCAAGTTATCCTCCACGAAGAACACTGTCTAAACCTACATCACCAAGGCGACATTCTATTTCATTTTCCTCCACAGGGTCAGGAATGTTTGATCGATCTTCAATTTACTCTTCTATGCCAGCCAGCTATCAGAGTTCAGTATCAAGTTCTCCTGCTCCTGAAATGGCATCTCAATCTG GTCGAACTCGTGTTGACGGAAAGGAGTTTTTCCGCCAAGTTAGGAGCCGTTTGTCTTACGAACAGTTTGGTGCATTCTTAGCCAATGTGAAGGAGTTGAACTCACACAAGCAAACCAGAGAG GAAACTTTAAGAAAGGCGGATGAAATATTTGGCGTGGAAAATAAAGACTTGTATACCATTTTTGAAGGATTGATAACACGAAATCTTCATTGA